TCACCGGCTGCTCCACCGCCATGCCCTCGCGCAGCCGGTCGAGCAGCGGCGGCACGCCCCCGGTCAGCGCGCCGTCGAGCGTGGCGAACTGCGTCGGCCGGACGCGGGCCAGCGCGCGGTCGAGGCTTTGCACGGCAGTGCGAAGCTCGGGCTGTCCGTCGCGCTTGTCCGTCCGATAACCGTCCAGCACCGTCTTCAGCGTGGCGACGGCGCGCTCCAGCCCGCCCTGGTCCAGCGCCGCCGACTCCACCGGAGCGGTCAGGCTGGGGCCGAGCAGCAGCGACATGTCCGCCAGGATGGGCAGCTTTGCCTCCTGGTCCTTGGGGATGAAGCTGGCGAAGGTGCGCACGCCGCCGGATTCCGGCAGGCCGCGCAGCCGTTCGGCCAACGCCTGTGCCGCCGCGAGGTCCGGCGTCAGGATGTTGACGGAATAGGGCGAGGTGCGCGGGGTGGTTGCCAGATCGCGGTAGGTGGCGACGGCCTCGGTCGTCTCGTCCTGCAGGTTCAGCGGGTTGACGTCCAGCCGCACCAGCGGCAGCGCCGCCATGGAGAGGACGGCGCTGGCTCCTGCCAGGGCGAGGATGGCTCGGTGGTGGCGGCTCACCCAGCCGGCGAAGCCGCGGTCCTCGCGCTCCGGCGCGGGGACACCAGGGCCGGGGCGCAGCAGGACGATCAGGGCGGGCAGAAGGCTGAGGCTGATGAGCAGGGCCACCACCATGCCGACGGCGGAAATGACGCCGAACTCCGCCAGCCCCAGATAGGCGGTCGGCACGAAGGACAGGAAGCCGATGATGGCGCACAGGGTGCTGAGGACCAGCGCCGGCCCGACCGCCCGCACCGCCTCGATGGCCGCGGCCAGCGGCGGCAGGCCGCGGCGCAGCTCCTCCTGGTAGCGCAGGCCGAGATGCCCGCCGTAATCGTCGCCCAGCCCGAAGAACATCACCGCACAGGTGACAGAGATCAGGTTGAGCCGTCCGACGGTCAGGGCCGCCGCCCCGGCGCTCAGCGTCAAACCCAGCAGCAGGACCACCATGATGCAGGCGATCAGCCGCCCCGACCGCATTCCGGCGATCAGCACCGCGGAGACCAGGATGAAGGACAGGATGGTGGCGAGGCCGGCGCTGTTGGCCACCGTGTCCAGCTCCGTCTGGCGCAGCGGCACGGCGCCGGTGACCCGCATCTCGACCCCCTGGCCGACCGGCTCCGCCATCACCGCGCCGATGGCCTCGTGCACCGCGGTCACCGCGGGGCGCCCGCGCCCGAAGGAGCTGTTGTCCAGAATGGGCCGGGCCAGGACGAAGCGGCGGTTGGCCGCCCGGTCCTCCTCATCCGCGGCCTGAACCAGCCCGGTCCAGGACAGCGGCACCGGATGGCCGTCCGCCACCGTCGCGGTGCTGACCGCCAGCCGGTTCAGCAGTTCGGCGGGGGTGGCCGGAGCGCCCTCGTCCGCGTGGGTCAGGATCAAGTCCAGCAGGTCGGCCAGACCCTGAAGGTTCGGGGCGGCGTTCAGCGCGCCCAGCGCCGCCTGCGCCCCAGCGAGCCGGGTGGCCAGATCCTGCAATTTTTCCGTGTCGAGAAAGAGCAGGCCGTAGCGGTGGAAGTACGGGTCGGCGGATGGCACCTCCACCGCCGACAGCACGTCCGTACGGGCGGACATGCGCTCCGCCAGACGTACGGCGGCGGCATCTGACTGGTCGGGAGACGGGCTGTCCACCACCACGACGATCTGGTCGTCGGCGAAGGGGAAGGCCTGCCTGTACTCCTCCGTGTGCTGGCGGAAGGCGGTGTCCGGCGCGATCATGTCCGACGTGCTGGTGCTCATCGTCAGATTGTCGGCGGAATACCAGCCGGCCAGGACGGACAACAGCACCCAGACGCCCAGCGTCACCTTCGGCTTTCGGCAGGACAGGGCACCCAGGCCCCCGATCATGGCGCGGCCGAAGTCCGCCATCCGGTCCAGGACACCTTGCCGTTCTGTCACGCTGTACGTCTCCCTCGAAAGCGTACGCAGTCTGCCAGGACAACCTCTGGCACCCAACGTACGCTACTGTATGTTACTTCCAACCAATGGGCGAACCGCGGCACCTCGTTACCCAGATACCTCCACCATGGGGAATACCGGGGCAAAGTACCGGGGCAAAGCGGGAGCGCCGATGCAAGACCACAACGCAAGCACAACCTTGCGGGTCCAACGGGCCGAGCCGTCGGCGAAGGCCGTGAGCGACGCCGTGGCAGAGGCCACGGACGCCCTGATCCGCCGCCAGCAGGCCGACGGCCATTGGGTGTTCGAGCTGGAGGCCGACGCCACCATCCCATCCGAATATCTGCTGCTGCACCACATCCTGGACGAGATCGATCCGGAGCTTGAGGCCGGGCTGGCCGCCTTCATCCGCGGGCGGCAGGGCAAAGACGGCGGCTGGCCGCTGTTCTTCGGCGGCGCCATGGACATCAGCTGCAGCGTGAAGGCCTACTTCGCGTTGAAGGCGGCGGGAGACAGCCCCGATGCGCCCCACATGTGCCGCGCCCGCGAGGCGATCCTGGCGCGCGGTGGGGCGGCGCGCTGCAACGTCTTCACCCGCATTCTGCTGGCCCAGTTCGGGCAAATTCCCTGGCGGGCGGTGCCGGCGATGCCGGTGGAGGTGATGAACCTGCCGCCCTGGTCGCCCTTCCACATCTCCCGCATTTCCTACTGGTCGCGGACGGTGGTGGTGCCGCTGCTGGTCGTCATGGCGCACCGGCTGCGCGCCCGCAACCCCCGGGGCATCGGCATCGCGGAGCTGTTCACCGAGCCGCCGGAGCGGGTGCGCAACTGGCACAGCAACAACAACCGCGGCGGCTGGGCCACGCTGTTCCGGGCGCTCGACGCGGCGCTGCACGCGGTGGAGCCGCGCCTGCCCGCCAACGGACGCCAGACGGCCATCGACCGCGCCGTGCGTTTCGTGACGGAGCGGCTGAATGGCGAGGACGGGCTGGGCGCCATCTTCCCGGCGATGGTCAACGCCGTGCTGATGTTCCATTGCCTGGGCATGCCGGCCGACCATCCCGACGCGGCGACGGCCCGTCGCGCGCTGCGCGGGCTGGTGGTGCGGCAGCCGGGGCGGGTCTATTGCCAGCCCTGCCTGTCGCCGGTCTGGGACACCGCGATCATCTGCAACGCCCTGCTGGAAACCGGCAGCCCGCTGGCCCGCGCCGCGGCCCGGCGCG
The Azospirillum brasilense genome window above contains:
- a CDS encoding MMPL family transporter; amino-acid sequence: MTERQGVLDRMADFGRAMIGGLGALSCRKPKVTLGVWVLLSVLAGWYSADNLTMSTSTSDMIAPDTAFRQHTEEYRQAFPFADDQIVVVVDSPSPDQSDAAAVRLAERMSARTDVLSAVEVPSADPYFHRYGLLFLDTEKLQDLATRLAGAQAALGALNAAPNLQGLADLLDLILTHADEGAPATPAELLNRLAVSTATVADGHPVPLSWTGLVQAADEEDRAANRRFVLARPILDNSSFGRGRPAVTAVHEAIGAVMAEPVGQGVEMRVTGAVPLRQTELDTVANSAGLATILSFILVSAVLIAGMRSGRLIACIMVVLLLGLTLSAGAAALTVGRLNLISVTCAVMFFGLGDDYGGHLGLRYQEELRRGLPPLAAAIEAVRAVGPALVLSTLCAIIGFLSFVPTAYLGLAEFGVISAVGMVVALLISLSLLPALIVLLRPGPGVPAPEREDRGFAGWVSRHHRAILALAGASAVLSMAALPLVRLDVNPLNLQDETTEAVATYRDLATTPRTSPYSVNILTPDLAAAQALAERLRGLPESGGVRTFASFIPKDQEAKLPILADMSLLLGPSLTAPVESAALDQGGLERAVATLKTVLDGYRTDKRDGQPELRTAVQSLDRALARVRPTQFATLDGALTGGVPPLLDRLREGMAVEQPVTAADVPDSLKARWIAADGRARVEVLPTHDISDSRAMADFADAVLAVAPNATGAPVTVTEAARVVGSSFLEATALTLVLMVLLLVAVQRSVTGMVLILAPLILAALWTMATAGLLDIPFNFANVIVIPLLFALGVSSSIHMVTRGQDLVREGASDSAFGIELLVTSTPRAVLVSTLTTSTAFATLALSNHRGLSSMGVLLAVSITYTVISSLVVLPALMILWHRWRLRRRPAAPVRSPTR
- the shc gene encoding squalene--hopene cyclase; amino-acid sequence: MQDHNASTTLRVQRAEPSAKAVSDAVAEATDALIRRQQADGHWVFELEADATIPSEYLLLHHILDEIDPELEAGLAAFIRGRQGKDGGWPLFFGGAMDISCSVKAYFALKAAGDSPDAPHMCRAREAILARGGAARCNVFTRILLAQFGQIPWRAVPAMPVEVMNLPPWSPFHISRISYWSRTVVVPLLVVMAHRLRARNPRGIGIAELFTEPPERVRNWHSNNNRGGWATLFRALDAALHAVEPRLPANGRQTAIDRAVRFVTERLNGEDGLGAIFPAMVNAVLMFHCLGMPADHPDAATARRALRGLVVRQPGRVYCQPCLSPVWDTAIICNALLETGSPLARAAARRGADWLIDRQILDVEGDWAWQRPGLASGGWAFQYNNAHYPDTDDTAMVVMALQRLDADRYGEPIRRARDWIVGMQSRNGGWGAFDAENQHDFLNHIPFADHGALLDPPTSDVTARCVMMLARLGEGRDTVPTRRGLTFLEREQESDGAWFGRWGTNYVYGTWSALEALNAAGVPHSAVAVQRAAQWLLTHQRADGGWGEDGASYWAGNPRGEGAVSTASQTAWALLGLMAAGKGNHPAVDRGIEYLLSARDAEGLWSEEPFTAVGFPRVFYLKYHGYAASFPLWALARYRALRA